Sequence from the Fulvivirga ligni genome:
CCTTCAGGGCAGGATCGAATTCATTGTAATTAGAGACATACCATTTATTGTAAGTGGTGTCGTTTTCGAGATCTGAAATTTCAAATCGACCGCACAGGTGTTTTTCGCCTTCGTCATTTTTATAAGTACAGGTTTGCGCTGTGACTTGCTGAATTGATATAAAAAGAACAATGCAGAATAAGGTGATTTTTGATGTCATGTAATTAAGGTATAGATGATTAACTGCCTCAATATGACTTCAATTCATTAAAAAACTATTACTTTTTATGAGATTAACACATTATTAACACCTTTGCCTGGTATTTAAAGAATGATGCTTTGAAAATATGTCAATTATGTAGCCTCTCAAACAATCATTTTAACAACATTTCAATAAATCAATTGAAATTTTAAAAACCATTTAAATATTCAATCAAATCATTGATAAAATTTGACAATATAGGCCGTTTAGTTAACTTTGAAATATCAATTAACGAATTGATCTACACTGTAGGGTGATGAAACAGGCAGACATGCCCTCCGGTCTCGAGGGTGGGGGTCACGGGATAAATTCTTTTAGAGTATCCAATAACACTATAAGTACTAACCGCTCCGTGGAGGTTCGAATCCTCCCTCTACAGCAACAAAAAAGGCAGCTCAATGAGCTGCCTTTTTTTATGGCGTCGATTTAGTTATTTCACAATTTGAAAGGCTCTGGCAGATGATTGCACATTCCATTTCTCTTCTCCATTATACCATACCTTAGTGCAGATCTCAAAGTTTTCTCCTCTCTGTATTTCACAGGCCAGCGTGCCCCTGTCATCTTCACCCCATTGAATATAGGTCACAGGATCATCCTCAGAAATAGCAGTATTAGGAAAAACTCTCATTACATATCCTTCACCCACCTCATTTTTATAAATTTTGAAACCCTTTGGAGCATCCATATTAGCGTTAAAATAGACTTCTTCTTCTCCATCTATCAAAAAGACTAAATCAATATCACTTTCTGAATATGCATTAGGATTACTAGGGTCTAGCAGGTCGTTTCCATCCATATCTACCACTGTCATGGTTATATCTATATCTACTACCGCAGCATCTTGTCCTCCTGGCTCATCTTCTGAGCAGGAACTCAATATTAGTAAGGTTAGCATACTAAGAATGAGCGAGTGTTTGAGTATTTTTTTCATAGTTGTATAAATTGATGATTGTAAGCTAATGAATTTCCGCATTAAAAACTGTGTGCAAATTCAACACAGTTCCATTTTAGTATAGACCCCAAAATGAATAAAAAAGTTGGAATTAAAACTATTCCCCCTTAAAATAATCACATAACCACATTTAACATAAAACACACTAAAAATCTACGGCTAAGTGAACAACAAGTACACAATCGTTTGTTATGATGGTATAATTGTGGCGGATTATTGTTAAATTAATTAGCTTCGTACAAACTACTGTTAATGAAAGTATTATATCTGGTTCTTATTTTCACTGTTTCGTTGATATTTTCAGGACAAAGCCAGCAAATCGGCTTTAAGGATATAGACGAAAGCCAGGTGAGTCCATGGTATCCTAACATTGATTTAGAGTACCAGGGCACCTATCATTTCGGTGATTCAGAACTGGAATCCACATTGGTTATTGTAATCACGTCGGAAGATAGCTATGCTCAGATCAGATCCAAAACATGGTCAGTAGCTAAAAAGCAGTATTATTACGAATTCAGGAATCTTGACAGCGTTAAAATCATTGAAAACCGCTTTTTCTCTTCTCAAACTAAAGGCGAATTTGTAATCTACAAGCAGGACAATCAGATGATTCGTACGCTAAAAGTGGATAACCCTTGGAGTGAGGTGGTAGAGCCCGGCAACTATGAGCTAGGCTATAAATACGGATCTGTCAAGCGGTATTATGATGGCGATTATATCAAAGGATCCACTGAACTGCTCACCACAAGAGAACTTGAAGCCCTACCTACCGCAGAACTTGAGCTGCTTAAAAACGAGATCTACGCCAGATACGGCATGAAATTTAGCGACAGAAATCTCAAAAAGCACTTCAAACAAAAAGAATGGTATACAGAGCAATATGACGATGTAAATCAATTCTTAACAGAGCTTGAGAAGAAGAATCTGAGGAGTATAGAAGCCGTTGAAACTCGCAACACTGCACAAATAGACTAGACATGATCACATTATATCAGGTAGATGCTTTTGCTGAAAAGGTATTTACAGGCAACCCCGCGGGAGTTTGCATTTTAGAGCATTGGCTTGAAGATAAGCTCATGCAAAATATTGCAGCTGAAAATAATCTGGCAGAGACCGCCTTTGCTGTTAAAAACCCTGACGGGTATGATATTAGATGGTTTACTCCAATGGTAGAAGTAGATCTGTGCGGGCACGCTACTATGGCTACTGCCCATGTAATTTTCAATTACTATGATCACCCTACTGATATCATCAAGTTCCAATCTAGAAACAGCGGATCTCTGGAAGTGGCAAAAAATCATGATCAGTTGACTCTTAATTTCCCTGTGGATGAGCTCCATGAGATTGAACCACTGCCTGAATTCAAGAAATGGCTGGGCAAAACTCCGTTAGCCTTTAAAGGGAAATCAGACTATTTGTTGGTCTTGGATAGCCAACAAGAAGTTATAGATGTAGTGCTGAATAAAGAATTGATGAGCACCGTAGATGCAAGAGGATTTATTGTTACCGCACCTGGAGATTCTACAGATTTTGTTTCTCGCTGGTTCGGTCCATTAGTGGGTGTGGACGAAGATCCGGTAACAGGTTCAGCTCACACAACACTTACACCCTACTGGGCTAAAAGGCTAGGTAAAACAGATCTTAGTGCCAGACAACTATCTAAACGAGGAGGCTCTTTACAATGCAAGCTTGATGGTGACAGAGTATACATGAGCGGCAAAGCCATCACCTACTTAAAAGGGGAAATTTACGTTTAGGCGATTTACTTATCGAGTAATGTGACTTCATAAATCTTTGGCCACATCTTACCTGTTATAAGCATTTTCTTAGTCTCAGGATTATAGGCTATGCCATTCATTTCCTGAGCTTTAGGGTTAATGGCTCTAGCTTCCTGAGCGAAGGCATCGAACTTGAGAACACCTTTTACCTCGCCATTAGAAGGATCGATTTTTACTATTTTATTAGACAACCAAATATTAGCATAAACAAAGCCATTGATATACTCTAGCTCGTTGAGACTATCTCTAGGCACTCCGTTTTGCATCACTCCGATGGTCTTCTTCACCTTTAAAGATTCAGGATCAAGCACTTTAAGATAGCTGGTACCATCACTCATGTAGAGGTCGGTGCTATCTGAAGTAAGCCCCCAGCCTTCCTGACCTGGAATTTGGAATCGGCCTAGCTCCTCAAAGGTGTTGAAATCATAGATAAAGCCAACCCTTGATTTATAAGTGAGTTGATAAAGCTTGTCATTTAAAACACATATGCCTTCTCCAAAAAACTGAGTCTTATCCAGCTCTACCTTCACATCAATTTCACCGGTTTGCATATTCACCACACCAAAAAGAGATCTGGTGTTTGATAAAGATTTTGGCGAACCGGTGCTTTCAAAAAGCTGACCATCATAATATTGAAGACCTTCTGTAAAGGCATTCACATCATGTGGATAGAAGCCTGAGTATACTGTTTCTAAAGTGGGCACTGCATTGACTACAGTCTGGGTTTTCTTCTCCTCACTTTTTTTATTTTCACAAGACAGTAAACCAAGCACACACAACGCAACTAATATTCTCTTCATAGGGCTTAACTCATTGAAATTAAGCCCTGAAATTAAGCCAGTGGGTTGAAAAAGACTA
This genomic interval carries:
- a CDS encoding YARHG domain-containing protein, producing the protein MKVLYLVLIFTVSLIFSGQSQQIGFKDIDESQVSPWYPNIDLEYQGTYHFGDSELESTLVIVITSEDSYAQIRSKTWSVAKKQYYYEFRNLDSVKIIENRFFSSQTKGEFVIYKQDNQMIRTLKVDNPWSEVVEPGNYELGYKYGSVKRYYDGDYIKGSTELLTTRELEALPTAELELLKNEIYARYGMKFSDRNLKKHFKQKEWYTEQYDDVNQFLTELEKKNLRSIEAVETRNTAQID
- a CDS encoding glutaminyl-peptide cyclotransferase — encoded protein: MKRILVALCVLGLLSCENKKSEEKKTQTVVNAVPTLETVYSGFYPHDVNAFTEGLQYYDGQLFESTGSPKSLSNTRSLFGVVNMQTGEIDVKVELDKTQFFGEGICVLNDKLYQLTYKSRVGFIYDFNTFEELGRFQIPGQEGWGLTSDSTDLYMSDGTSYLKVLDPESLKVKKTIGVMQNGVPRDSLNELEYINGFVYANIWLSNKIVKIDPSNGEVKGVLKFDAFAQEARAINPKAQEMNGIAYNPETKKMLITGKMWPKIYEVTLLDK
- a CDS encoding PhzF family phenazine biosynthesis protein produces the protein MITLYQVDAFAEKVFTGNPAGVCILEHWLEDKLMQNIAAENNLAETAFAVKNPDGYDIRWFTPMVEVDLCGHATMATAHVIFNYYDHPTDIIKFQSRNSGSLEVAKNHDQLTLNFPVDELHEIEPLPEFKKWLGKTPLAFKGKSDYLLVLDSQQEVIDVVLNKELMSTVDARGFIVTAPGDSTDFVSRWFGPLVGVDEDPVTGSAHTTLTPYWAKRLGKTDLSARQLSKRGGSLQCKLDGDRVYMSGKAITYLKGEIYV